AAAGCTTTTTTCAGGTTCAATTTTGTTTTCGTAATGTACTTTAACTGTGATAGTTAACTTGTTTTGTGCTGCCTGAATATTACCGCCCGGTGCATTTACAGCTGATGAAATGGTAGTAGGCGTGATTGAATAATCAGTAATTTCCCCTTCAATAAGCACATCCGGATCGGTTGTAGTACCTTTTAGTGTAGTACGCTGTAGAAAACGATTTTGGATATCGATAGAAAACTGCTGAGAAAGATTGGGGTTCATCAGCGCTGCGTTGTTGGGAAATTCACGTATTAAGATGGTTTTCGTATCGGCACTTAACGAAGACAGTGTAAATGAATAGCACGACTGTACGGCAACCAAAAGTAA
This DNA window, taken from Chryseobacterium sp. 6424, encodes the following:
- a CDS encoding LptE family protein, which codes for MKHPLSTYRKNFWWLLPLLLVAVQSCYSFTLSSLSADTKTILIREFPNNAALMNPNLSQQFSIDIQNRFLQRTTLKGTTTDPDVLIEGEITDYSITPTTISSAVNAPGGNIQAAQNKLTITVKVHYENKIEPEKSFDRTYSDEAVFSSNLDINAIEATQVKVVNERIINKIFNDIVANW